The Alcaligenes faecalis sequence CCTATGGCTCTGGCTTCGGTGTACTACTTCCTGCCCAAGATCATTGGTCAGCCTATCAGTTCCTACAACCTGTCTCTGGTGGGTTTCTGGGGTCTGGCATTTTTCTACGGTCAGGTTGGTGGTCACCACCTGGTTGGGGGTCCCGTGCCGCAGTGGATGATTACGCTGTCTATTGTGCAAAGCATGATGATGATCATCCCTGTGCTGGCGTTCTCGATCAACCAGCACTACACCATGAAGGGGCACTTCCGGACCCTGATTCATTCGCCTACCCTGCGCTTTATCGTGCTGGGCGGCATGATGTACACCGTCAGTTCGATTCAAGGTTCCTTTGAAGCGCTGCGCAGCATCAACACGATTACCCACTTCACGCACTTCACGGTTGCCCATGCCCACATCGGCTTGTACGGCTTCTTTACCATCGTGATGTTCGGTGCCATCTACTACGTGATGCCACGCGTGCTGTCCTGGGAATGGCCTTACCCCAAACTGATCTCCCTGCACTTCTGGCTGGTTGTGATTGGTTTCTCCATTTACGCCATCGGCCTGAGCATTGGTGGCTGGCTGCAAGGTTTGGCCATGCTCGATCCGGCTAAAGCCTTCATGGAGTCGGTGTTTGTCACGATGCCTTACCTGAAGTCGCGCTCGATTGGTGGTGGTTTGATGACGTTGGGTCACCTTGTGTTTGCCTTCCACTTTGTGGCAATGGCTTTGCGCTATGGCAGCCGTCGTATTGGTCCAGCCCTGTTTCACCAGCGCTCGGCAACTCGCAATGTAGTGGAGGCATGATTTAGTCATGGAAAGCGAATACAAACTATTGGGCGGCGCCATGGTGACGCTGGCCCTGGCCACATCGGCTCTGGTCGTTGTCCCTTACCTGCAGGTTAAAAGAGTGGAGCCCTCTCCAGGGCTCAAGCCTTACACCGAGGTAGAACTGCGCGGCCGTCAGGAATACATCGACATGGGCTGTGTTTACTGTCACTCGCAGCAGCCGCGCAGCCAGAACCAGGCTCCCGACTTCCAGCGTGGCTGGGGTCGTGCTTCAGTGGCAGGCGACTACTATTACGACACCCCTCATTTGCTCGGCACCATGCGTACCGGCCCTGACTTGCTCAATATTGGCGCACGTCAGCCTAGCGTGGACTGGCACCTGGGTCACTTGTATCAGCCTCGTGCTTACACCCCTGGCAGCAATATGCCTTCTTACCCCTTCATGTTCGAGCTCAAGGACAAGGCAGAGGAAGGCGATAAGGTTGTCAATTTGCCCGGCGAGTTCGCACCTGAGGGCAAGGTGGTTGTGGCCAAGCAAGAGGCCCTGGACCTGGTTCAATACCTGTTGGCGCTGGATCGTACGTATCCCGTATCGCCAGCCAGTGTTATCAAATAAACAGGCATTGTTGAGCTAGCGCGCCCCGCAGGGCGGGGCGCCTCGGAGAATTAGAATGAGCGACAATCGTAAGTATGAAGCACAGCTGCGTGAGCATGCCGATCCGGAAGAGAATGCAGCGCCGATCCCTTGGGTGGTTCTGCTGATCATTGCAGGTTTGTTCCTGTGGGGCATTTACTATATTTTCAGCAGCGACCTGAGCCATGATTCAACCGTGGGCGACAACCGTATCGTTGCCGACTTCGAATTGCCAGAAGGCGCGGTAGATGGTCAGCAATTGTTCGTAGCCCAGTGTGCCGCCTGTCACCAGGCAACGGGCGCAGGTGTTCCTGGCGTATTCCCTCCACTGGTCGGTTCCGAGTGGGTGCTGCGCAAACCAGAAGTCTTGGTCCAGATCATGCTGCATGGTGTGACCGGTGAACTTACCGTCAAGGGTAATAAGTACAATGGTGCAATGCCTGAGTTCCGCGAGAAGTTCAACGACGAGGAAATGACGGCCGTTGTTAATTACCTGCGTACAGAATTGGGTGGCAATAGCGCCGATCCTGTAGACGTGGCCTTTGTCAAAGCCGAACGTGAAAAAACAGCTGATAAAACCGACGCCTGGAACGGGGATGCCGACTTGGCTCCCATGGAAGAGTAGGACTGCAATGATGGGCCAGCGATGAGACTGTTTATAAGTATTCTCCTGGTTTTTGCCCTGGGTATTGGGGCTCTGGCCCATCTGACGCAAGGGTTTACTGCCCTGACCGCCGAGACGGCCCGTCGCAATGATGTCGCCGCTTCGCCGCGTCTGATTTCCGATGTCGACGTACTGCTCCCGGCCGGGGGCAGTACTCAGCTAAGTTCCCTGCTGCAAAATGATGGTCGCATCACCATCGTCAATTTCATCTATACCCGCTGCGTCACGCTATGTCTGGCGATGGGCTCGGAGTATCAGCAACTGCAAAAAGCCATTGTGGACGAAGGCTTGCAGGATCGTATCCGCCTGCTGAGCATTAGTTTCGATCCCACCGATTCGCCTGATCACCTGCGCCGCTACAGCAAAACCATGAAGGCCAATTCGGACGTCTGGCAATTTGTCACCATGATGCCTGGCGAACAGCGCCAGCGTGTGCTGGATGATTTTGGCATTATCGTGATTCCCGCCCCTTTTGATGAGTACGAGCACAACGCGGCCTATCACGTCGTTAGCCCCGAACCGCGACTGGGGCGTATCGTGGATTATGGTGAGCCTATGCTGGCCCTGGCCTACGCCAAACGGGCCTTAGAGGACCTGAACAAGACGGAGGGACCGTAATGTCGTTGAAACGTGTTGTTGCACCCTCTACGGTACGTCCCTATTTAGGTAGCGCGCTGGCCTTGCTGGCTGCCGTGCTGTTTGCGTGTGCTGCGTTTTGGGATCGTCCTCTGACGGTCTCCATGAGCTTGCACATGCTGGTGCACATACCACTGCTGGTGCTTTCGGGCGTTGCCCTGCAGCTAGCCTTGCGCTATCAGGGGGTAGGCCGCTCACCCGCCATGCAGGCCTTGCTGCGCCCTTATTACGCCCTGAATGAATATGGTTTGCCCGGCCTGATCCTGGTCAGTTTTGCGGCGGCTTACTGGATGGTTCCCAAGGCGCTGGATGATGTTCTGGTATCGCCTTCGATGGCCACTGCCAAATATATTGGCCTAGTGCTGATGGGCATGTTGTTTATGGAGTCCTGGCGACGTGCCCACCTGGTGTTTCGCCTGTTTTTCTTTGGCAACTTCAGTTGGATGATGGCCATTGTGGGTTTGCTGTATTACGACAATCCGGTTCGGCTCTGTAATTTCTATCTACAGTCCGACCAAGAGATTGCCGGCATAGGCTTGGTTATCATGGCTTGTGTGCTGCCATTGCTGTGGCTCTTGTCCGAGAGCAAGGCCGTGATTGCCTTTTTGCGGCAATAATACCCATTTTGTTTTGCAGGTGTCCTCATGAGCCATACCGTTTCCAACAGCGATACCCGTCTGTACCGGCGCAACAGCTTTTTCGACCAGATTCTGAGCGAGACGAATCGGGCTTTGGAAGTATTAGGGCGTTCGGCACGGGCGTCGCGCCCGAATCCCGCTGGCAAGGAAGTGTCCGAGATCACGGCTGACGAAGCCCGTCATGCAGCAGGTTTGATGCGTGTGAATCATGTGGGCGAGATTTGCGCCCAAGCCTTGTACCGTAGCCAGGCCATGCTGTGCAAAGACCCGCAGGCAACGGAAGTGCTGTTGCAAGCCGCCCAGGAAGAAGTCGACCACCTGGCCTGGTGCGATGATCGTCTGCGTGAACTGGACAGCCGTCCCAGCGTGTTCAACCCCTTGTGGTATGCGGGTTCTTTCGCCTTGGGTTTGCTCGCCAGCCGCGCAGGGGTCCCGTATAACCTGGGCTTTATGGCCGAGACTGAGCGTCAGGTTGAAGAGCACCTGGAAAGCCATCTGGAGTCCTTGCCAGCCACCGATAATCGTTCGCGCCGCATCGTAGAGAAAATGCGTGATGACGAAATTGAGCATCGTCGTACGGCAGAAAATCATGGTGCAGCCGGTTTGCCGCCTCCGGTAAAAACCTTGATGCGCATGATGTCCAAGGTGATGACGACCACGGCTTATCGCTTGTAAAAGCAGTTTTCGAGCCAAGTCGCTTGTGCTTGAGCGTCGATATCTCATGGATACGACAAGCAAAACGGGTCAGTTACTGGCCCGTTTTGCTTGTCAGGCTTAGGGCTTATTTGGCGTCCTAGGGTTAACGACTAGATACCTGGCAGAGAATTTACGTTAGGAAATTGATGCATTAATGCGACAAGATGCACGTCTAAGGGTTTTCCACGGTATTTATCTTGCATTGCACCATTTTTGTAGGTAGACTTTAGTTATTGGATGTTGAAAAGAAAGCGGGAAATAAGCAAAAGCACAAGCGTAATAACCCTTAGCTTTCTGGCTCGATACTTTATCTGGTAGCCCAACTTGCCACGATTGTCTCCTCCACCCTCCTCCTTTGGTGGATTTGCCCGAGATCTTTAGATCTCGGGTTTTTTTTTGTGCGCGCCCAATGCGCATGGCCAATTTTTTCTTGAAAGTCAGTGTTTGCATGGCTTACCGCCTTTTTCGCTCTCTTTTTTGTTAAGCGAGGGCATGCAGGGCTTGTGTTGCGATCATGGTTTTATGGCCAGAATGCAAAAAACCTTGCCCATCGTGGATGATGGACAAGGTTTTTTTATTGCTGCTATCGAGCGTGTTTACTTTTGTGGAACAGTGGCCACATGTAGCAAGTTGGTGCGACCGCTGGTGCCAAAGGGAACACCGGCAATCATCACGATGGTGTCACCGGCCTGAGCAAATTCATGCTGCGCTGCCATATCGGTAGCGTGGTCGATCATCTCGCCCAGATCGCTGACGTCCTCGCAAGGCACGGCATGCACCCCCCAGGCCAAGGTCAGACGACGTGCGGTTTCCACACGGGGTGTCAGTGCCAGGATAGGGGCGATGGGCCGTTCGCGGCTGGCGCGCAAGGCGCTAAAACCGGTCGTGGTGTAGGCTACGTTCGTTGCTGGTTCCAGAATGCTGGCTACACGACGCAGGGCGCAGCAGATCGCGTCTGCGGTGTTGGCTTCGGCGGTGCTGTGGTTGGCTTCCAGAATGGTACGCCAGCTAGGATCGTTTTCAATTTCCTTGATGATACTGTCCATAATGGACACCGCTTCCAGCGGAAATTGGCCTGCGGCCGACTCGGCAGACAGCATGACGGCGTCGGCACCCGAGTAAATGGCAGTGGCTACGTCTGAGGCTTCAGCACGTGTAGGCACGGGCGAGGTAATCATGGATTCCAGCATCTGTGTAGCGACAACCACCGGACGGCCTGCCGCACGGGCAGTACGCACGATTTGACGTTGCAACACAGGCACGCGCTGGGGTGGGACTTCCACGCCCAGATCGCCACGTGCCACCATCACGCCATCACACAACTGGACGATTTCTTCCAGGTGCTCCAGCGCCTGCGGTTTCTCCAGCTTGGCCATGATCCAGGCCTTGTCGCCGATCAGCTCGCGGGCTTCGCGAATGTCGCCAGGACGCTGCACAAAGGACAGCGCAACCCAATCCACGCCCAATTCCAGTCCAAACTTCAGATCGACCAGGTCCTTTTCGGTCAAGGGCGAAATAGGCAGTACCACGCCGGGTACGTTCACGCCCTTGCGATCGGACAGGGGGCC is a genomic window containing:
- a CDS encoding cbb3-type cytochrome c oxidase subunit II; protein product: MESEYKLLGGAMVTLALATSALVVVPYLQVKRVEPSPGLKPYTEVELRGRQEYIDMGCVYCHSQQPRSQNQAPDFQRGWGRASVAGDYYYDTPHLLGTMRTGPDLLNIGARQPSVDWHLGHLYQPRAYTPGSNMPSYPFMFELKDKAEEGDKVVNLPGEFAPEGKVVVAKQEALDLVQYLLALDRTYPVSPASVIK
- a CDS encoding cytochrome c, with product MSDNRKYEAQLREHADPEENAAPIPWVVLLIIAGLFLWGIYYIFSSDLSHDSTVGDNRIVADFELPEGAVDGQQLFVAQCAACHQATGAGVPGVFPPLVGSEWVLRKPEVLVQIMLHGVTGELTVKGNKYNGAMPEFREKFNDEEMTAVVNYLRTELGGNSADPVDVAFVKAEREKTADKTDAWNGDADLAPMEE
- a CDS encoding SCO family protein — protein: MRLFISILLVFALGIGALAHLTQGFTALTAETARRNDVAASPRLISDVDVLLPAGGSTQLSSLLQNDGRITIVNFIYTRCVTLCLAMGSEYQQLQKAIVDEGLQDRIRLLSISFDPTDSPDHLRRYSKTMKANSDVWQFVTMMPGEQRQRVLDDFGIIVIPAPFDEYEHNAAYHVVSPEPRLGRIVDYGEPMLALAYAKRALEDLNKTEGP
- the coq7 gene encoding 2-polyprenyl-3-methyl-6-methoxy-1,4-benzoquinone monooxygenase, with translation MSHTVSNSDTRLYRRNSFFDQILSETNRALEVLGRSARASRPNPAGKEVSEITADEARHAAGLMRVNHVGEICAQALYRSQAMLCKDPQATEVLLQAAQEEVDHLAWCDDRLRELDSRPSVFNPLWYAGSFALGLLASRAGVPYNLGFMAETERQVEEHLESHLESLPATDNRSRRIVEKMRDDEIEHRRTAENHGAAGLPPPVKTLMRMMSKVMTTTAYRL
- the pyk gene encoding pyruvate kinase — encoded protein: MKRQRHSRILATLGPASSTPERIRELFEAGADVFRLNFSHGTHEDHAARYHTIRQIEKETGRSIGILMDLQGPKLRVGNMQNGRVTLETGQKFRLDLDPAEGSSQRAYLPHPEIFAALEDGTDLLLDDGKLRLRVDSFGPDFAETTVLVGGPLSDRKGVNVPGVVLPISPLTEKDLVDLKFGLELGVDWVALSFVQRPGDIREARELIGDKAWIMAKLEKPQALEHLEEIVQLCDGVMVARGDLGVEVPPQRVPVLQRQIVRTARAAGRPVVVATQMLESMITSPVPTRAEASDVATAIYSGADAVMLSAESAAGQFPLEAVSIMDSIIKEIENDPSWRTILEANHSTAEANTADAICCALRRVASILEPATNVAYTTTGFSALRASRERPIAPILALTPRVETARRLTLAWGVHAVPCEDVSDLGEMIDHATDMAAQHEFAQAGDTIVMIAGVPFGTSGRTNLLHVATVPQK